One Deltaproteobacteria bacterium DNA segment encodes these proteins:
- the dnaA gene encoding chromosomal replication initiator protein DnaA, protein MTSTWERTLESIESRLNDHVFKTYFAPIHCVAEEEERIVLALPNKFIRDWVIDNYLDFIRTEVQGIAGRPMELEITVEERPETPAANPDLPQPRTPRAGPARTAPGVRELNEKYSFDTFVCGASNQFASAACKAVADVPATNYNPLFLFGGVGLGKTHLLNAIGLEIRRKHPDWNILLLSAESFTNEVIVSIRENRMEMLRQKFRERCDVLLMDDIQFLAGKDRTQEEFFHTFNSLHETHRQIVVTSDKLPNEIPELEERLSSRFQWGLIADIQPPELETRVAILEKKAAADGIALPSDVAMFLATHIKSNVRELEGSLIRIEAFASLTGQELSIELAGEVLKDVLALRSRRPDAETILRTVASFYNVRVSDLRSHRRHKQIAQPRQVAMYLTRKLTDLSFPDIGKSFGGKDHSTVMSACKKIERLLDEDIALQQAVASLEKSINV, encoded by the coding sequence ATGACGAGCACCTGGGAGCGGACCCTCGAGAGCATCGAGAGCCGGCTCAACGACCACGTCTTCAAGACCTACTTCGCCCCCATCCACTGCGTGGCGGAGGAGGAGGAGCGCATCGTCCTCGCGCTGCCCAACAAGTTCATCCGGGACTGGGTCATCGACAACTACCTCGACTTCATCCGCACCGAGGTCCAGGGCATCGCCGGGCGGCCCATGGAGCTCGAGATCACCGTCGAGGAGCGCCCCGAGACCCCGGCGGCGAACCCCGACCTTCCCCAGCCCCGCACTCCCCGGGCCGGGCCGGCCCGCACCGCGCCGGGCGTGCGCGAGCTCAACGAGAAGTACTCCTTCGACACCTTCGTCTGTGGCGCCTCCAACCAGTTCGCCTCGGCGGCGTGCAAGGCCGTCGCCGACGTGCCGGCGACCAACTACAACCCGCTCTTCCTCTTCGGCGGGGTGGGCCTGGGCAAGACCCACCTCCTCAACGCCATCGGCCTGGAGATCCGGCGCAAGCACCCGGACTGGAACATCCTCCTCCTCTCCGCCGAGAGCTTCACCAACGAGGTCATCGTCTCCATCCGCGAGAACCGCATGGAGATGCTGCGGCAGAAGTTCCGCGAGCGCTGCGACGTCCTCCTGATGGACGACATCCAGTTCCTCGCCGGCAAGGACCGCACCCAGGAGGAGTTCTTCCACACCTTCAACAGCCTGCACGAGACCCACCGCCAGATCGTGGTGACCTCCGACAAGCTGCCCAACGAGATCCCCGAGCTCGAGGAGCGCCTCTCGTCGCGCTTCCAGTGGGGCCTCATCGCCGACATCCAGCCCCCCGAGCTCGAGACCCGGGTCGCCATCCTCGAGAAGAAGGCCGCCGCCGACGGCATCGCGCTGCCCTCCGACGTGGCGATGTTCCTGGCCACCCACATCAAGTCCAACGTCCGGGAGCTCGAGGGCTCGCTCATCCGCATCGAGGCCTTCGCCTCCCTGACCGGGCAGGAGCTCTCCATCGAGCTGGCCGGCGAGGTCCTCAAGGACGTCCTGGCCCTGCGCAGCCGGCGCCCCGACGCCGAGACCATCCTCAGAACGGTGGCGAGCTTCTACAACGTGCGGGTCTCCGACCTGCGCTCCCACCGCCGGCACAAGCAGATCGCCCAGCCGCGGCAGGTCGCGATGTACCTGACCCGCAAGCTCACCGACCTCTCCTTCCCCGACATCGGCAAGAGCTTCGGCGGCAAGGATCACTCGACGGTGATGAGCGCCTGCAAGAAGATCGAGCGGCTCCTCGACGAGGACATCGCGCTGCAGCAGGCGGTCGCGAGCCTCGAGAAGAGCATCAACGTTTGA
- the rpmH gene encoding 50S ribosomal protein L34, producing MKRTYQPSKVKRNRTHGFRARMSTKGGRLVLKRRRQKGRKRLVVRSATRK from the coding sequence ATGAAGCGGACCTATCAGCCCAGCAAGGTGAAGCGGAACCGGACCCACGGCTTCCGGGCCCGGATGTCCACCAAGGGTGGTCGCCTGGTGCTCAAGCGTCGGCGGCAGAAGGGGCGCAAGCGCCTCGTCGTTCGTTCTGCGACCCGCAAGTAG
- the rnpA gene encoding ribonuclease P protein component, translating to MPVPDERDHEGGQGLPRSARLRHRREFLEVQRRGRSVRTRYLVLLALPNGLGHRRLGVTVSTRVSKRAVDRNRIKRHLREAFRKERGCLPPSCDVVLIARGAALEASHAQLVAAFTEAARRLPDLPALEFAR from the coding sequence ATGCCCGTCCCGGACGAAAGAGATCATGAGGGTGGGCAAGGGCTGCCGAGGTCGGCGCGCCTGCGCCACCGCCGTGAGTTCCTCGAGGTCCAGCGCCGCGGGCGCTCGGTGAGGACGAGGTACCTCGTGCTCCTCGCCCTGCCCAACGGCCTGGGTCACCGGCGCCTCGGCGTGACCGTGTCCACCCGGGTGAGCAAGCGCGCGGTGGACCGCAACCGCATCAAGCGTCACCTGCGGGAGGCCTTCCGCAAGGAGCGCGGCTGCCTCCCGCCGAGCTGCGACGTGGTGCTCATCGCCCGGGGCGCGGCCCTCGAGGCCTCCCACGCGCAGCTCGTCGCGGCCTTCACCGAGGCCGCCCGGCGCCTGCCCGACCTGCCCGCGCTGGAGTTCGCCCGATGA
- the yidD gene encoding membrane protein insertion efficiency factor YidD: MRRIVSLVSALFRRLFLGLIWFYRNAISPFTPPSCRFQPTCSAYAEEAIRLHGPLRGFFLGLYRVGRCHPFSRGGYDPVPALPETPTTGMDETALPPRS, encoded by the coding sequence ATGAGGAGGATCGTCTCCCTCGTCTCGGCGCTCTTTCGCCGGCTCTTCCTCGGGCTGATCTGGTTCTACCGCAACGCGATCAGCCCCTTCACCCCGCCCTCCTGCCGCTTCCAGCCCACCTGCTCGGCCTACGCCGAGGAGGCCATCCGGCTGCACGGCCCGCTGCGGGGCTTCTTCCTCGGTCTCTACCGCGTGGGTCGCTGCCATCCCTTCTCCCGGGGTGGCTACGATCCCGTGCCGGCCCTGCCCGAGACCCCGACCACCGGAATGGACGAGACCGCCCTCCCCCCGCGAAGCTAG
- the yidC gene encoding membrane protein insertase YidC: protein MQQRNTFTAIVICLGILIAWQTIMPRVFPEWFPPPPDATETASPDGGSAATKRDAGTPDGGAAVIAASPESGAPAGEAGEPGEGPEAGAAPEATAKVPAERPEEKVVLENEKIRATFTSKGAAVSSWVLLADRFEHDGPVEGGAEGETKKTRVDLVEVDEKEALPFSTTFAELEWEAGASYEIVKKTESSVTFRATSAGATVEKTFSLDPEKPYQLGLALTVAGDQALSPRVHLARRPPEEKKAGGFFGRMLNPLPDEIRPSCAYGEEVERRTYDEDELSFAQTGELRWVGIDSRYFLTTVFPGEPDPGAGCKLEIPEERRLRASLELPPVQPGSQKNIEGYLGPKFKTQLHSYGHDLERSIDFGWFGLLSIFLLYVMNFFQDLVGNWGVSIILLTVTVKIVLLPLTNWSMKSMEKMRAISPKMKELKDKYGKDQQRFQQEMMKMYREEGVSPFGGCLPMMLQMPIWIALYRTIYNTAELYQASFIAGWLDDLSAPEAGVIKFLPIAMGITMFLMQKMQPTPNTGDDTQARMQKTMIYMMPPFFTLIMYGLPSGLTLYIFVNNVLSIAQQYWIRRRLAAETGETKA from the coding sequence ATGCAACAGCGCAACACATTCACCGCCATCGTCATCTGCCTGGGCATCCTCATCGCCTGGCAGACCATCATGCCCCGCGTCTTCCCGGAGTGGTTCCCGCCGCCCCCGGACGCTACCGAGACCGCGAGCCCCGACGGCGGCAGCGCGGCGACGAAGCGCGACGCCGGCACCCCCGACGGCGGGGCCGCCGTGATCGCCGCCAGCCCGGAGAGCGGTGCGCCCGCGGGCGAGGCCGGGGAGCCCGGCGAGGGTCCGGAGGCCGGCGCCGCGCCGGAGGCCACCGCGAAGGTGCCGGCCGAGCGGCCCGAGGAGAAGGTGGTCCTCGAGAACGAGAAGATCCGCGCCACCTTCACCAGCAAGGGCGCGGCGGTCTCCTCCTGGGTGCTCCTCGCCGACCGCTTCGAGCACGACGGGCCGGTCGAGGGCGGCGCCGAGGGCGAGACGAAGAAGACCCGGGTGGACCTCGTCGAGGTCGACGAGAAGGAGGCCCTGCCCTTCTCGACCACCTTCGCCGAGCTCGAGTGGGAGGCCGGCGCCTCCTACGAGATCGTGAAGAAGACCGAGTCCTCGGTGACCTTCCGGGCCACCTCGGCCGGCGCGACGGTGGAGAAGACCTTCAGCCTCGATCCCGAGAAGCCCTACCAGCTGGGCCTCGCCCTCACCGTCGCCGGCGACCAGGCGCTCTCCCCGCGGGTGCACCTGGCGCGCCGTCCGCCCGAGGAGAAGAAGGCCGGCGGCTTCTTCGGCCGGATGCTCAACCCCCTGCCGGATGAGATCCGGCCCTCCTGCGCCTACGGCGAGGAGGTCGAGCGGCGCACCTACGACGAGGACGAGCTCTCCTTCGCCCAGACCGGAGAGCTGCGCTGGGTGGGCATCGACTCGCGCTACTTCCTCACGACCGTCTTCCCCGGCGAGCCGGACCCCGGCGCGGGCTGCAAGCTCGAGATCCCCGAGGAGCGGCGTCTGCGGGCGAGCCTCGAGCTGCCCCCGGTGCAGCCGGGCAGCCAGAAGAACATCGAGGGCTACCTCGGTCCGAAGTTCAAGACCCAGCTCCACTCCTACGGCCACGATCTCGAGCGCAGCATCGACTTCGGATGGTTCGGTCTGCTCTCGATCTTCCTGCTCTACGTGATGAACTTCTTCCAGGATCTGGTGGGGAACTGGGGCGTCTCCATCATCCTGCTCACGGTGACGGTGAAGATCGTTCTCCTCCCGCTCACCAACTGGTCCATGAAGTCGATGGAGAAGATGCGCGCCATCTCTCCGAAGATGAAGGAGCTCAAGGACAAGTACGGGAAGGACCAGCAGCGCTTCCAGCAGGAGATGATGAAGATGTACCGGGAGGAGGGCGTGAGCCCCTTCGGCGGCTGCCTCCCGATGATGCTCCAGATGCCCATCTGGATCGCGCTCTACCGCACCATCTACAACACCGCCGAGCTCTACCAGGCGAGCTTCATCGCCGGCTGGCTCGACGACCTCTCGGCGCCCGAGGCCGGGGTCATCAAGTTCCTGCCCATCGCCATGGGCATCACGATGTTCCTGATGCAGAAGATGCAGCCGACGCCGAACACCGGCGACGACACCCAGGCGCGCATGCAGAAGACGATGATCTACATGATGCCGCCCTTCTTCACGCTCATCATGTACGGGCTGCCCTCGGGTCTGACCCTCTACATCTTCGTCAACAACGTCCTCTCCATCGCCCAGCAGTACTGGATCCGTCGCCGGCTGGCGGCCGAGACGGGTGAGACCAAGGCGTGA
- the mnmE gene encoding tRNA uridine-5-carboxymethylaminomethyl(34) synthesis GTPase MnmE yields MDGRDTIAALATATGPGAVTILRLSGPGAFSILARLCPGPSPAPRELVLRPVIDPATGELIDRALVVRFPAPASFTGEDVAEIQAHGGALLADALLSAALAAGARAARPGEFSRRAFEGGRLDLAQAEGLAELISAGSEAGLRAARALFGGELSREVGALLERLEGLQARLEALIDFPEQSGALDEEALARDLAALRARLGALHRSHAEGRRRREGARVLLVGAPNVGKSSLFNALVGHARAIVHAEPGTTRDAVEGRLELHGLGVTLVDSAGVREAPGEVEAEGVERTRRALEAADLILWVQDLGEEAPADPATAQLLGQVGEGQRILPVGNKRDRAGEGASHPLPVSALTGEGLGALREALAGALGAAGEGSGGEAGVVLTLARHEAAAGIALEALEQAEALRAAGGGLDALSEELGEARRQLAGILGRIALPEALLDRIFGDFCLGK; encoded by the coding sequence ATGGACGGCCGCGACACGATCGCGGCCCTCGCGACCGCGACCGGCCCCGGCGCCGTCACCATCCTCCGCCTCTCGGGCCCCGGGGCCTTCTCGATCCTGGCGCGCCTCTGCCCGGGCCCTTCGCCCGCGCCGCGCGAGCTCGTGCTGCGCCCGGTGATCGATCCCGCGACGGGCGAGCTCATCGATCGCGCCCTGGTCGTCCGCTTCCCGGCGCCTGCTTCCTTCACCGGAGAGGACGTCGCCGAGATCCAGGCCCACGGCGGCGCGCTCCTCGCCGACGCGCTGCTCTCGGCGGCGCTCGCGGCCGGCGCCCGGGCGGCCCGGCCGGGGGAGTTCTCCCGGCGCGCCTTCGAGGGCGGTCGCCTCGACCTCGCCCAGGCCGAGGGCCTCGCCGAGCTGATCTCCGCGGGATCCGAGGCGGGCCTGCGCGCGGCCCGGGCTCTCTTCGGGGGGGAGCTCTCCCGGGAGGTCGGCGCGCTCCTCGAGCGGCTCGAGGGCCTGCAGGCCCGCCTCGAGGCCCTGATCGACTTCCCCGAGCAGAGCGGGGCGCTCGACGAGGAGGCCCTGGCGCGGGACCTCGCCGCGTTGCGCGCGCGCCTCGGGGCCCTGCACCGCAGCCACGCAGAGGGGAGGCGCCGGCGGGAGGGCGCCCGGGTGCTGCTCGTCGGCGCCCCGAACGTCGGCAAGAGCTCGCTCTTCAACGCCCTGGTCGGGCACGCCCGGGCCATCGTCCACGCGGAGCCCGGCACCACCCGCGACGCGGTGGAGGGGCGCCTCGAGCTGCACGGCCTCGGCGTCACCCTGGTGGACAGCGCCGGCGTGCGCGAGGCCCCGGGCGAGGTCGAGGCCGAGGGAGTCGAGCGCACCCGGCGGGCCCTCGAGGCCGCGGACCTCATCCTCTGGGTTCAGGACCTGGGCGAGGAGGCGCCCGCCGACCCGGCCACCGCGCAGCTGCTCGGGCAGGTGGGGGAGGGGCAGCGGATCCTCCCGGTGGGCAACAAGCGCGACCGGGCGGGGGAGGGCGCCTCGCACCCGCTGCCGGTCTCGGCGCTCACCGGCGAGGGGCTCGGGGCCCTGCGGGAGGCCCTGGCCGGGGCACTCGGCGCGGCCGGGGAGGGGAGCGGGGGAGAGGCCGGGGTGGTGCTGACCCTCGCCCGGCACGAGGCGGCGGCCGGCATCGCCCTCGAGGCCCTCGAGCAGGCCGAGGCGCTGCGGGCGGCGGGCGGCGGGCTCGACGCCCTCTCGGAGGAGCTCGGCGAGGCCCGCCGGCAGCTCGCCGGGATCCTCGGGAGGATCGCCCTGCCCGAGGCGCTCCTAGATCGTATCTTCGGCGACTTCTGCCTGGGCAAGTGA
- a CDS encoding metallophosphoesterase family protein → MKIGIISDTHGLLRPEVLAALEGCEAILHAGDIGGDAILAGLRRIAPVHAVRGNCDGSWARALPWTEHRELGGLGFYLIHDLAELDLDPSAAGVSVVVSGHSHQPKIAWQGGVLYLNPGSAGPRRFTLPIALARLELGPGGLEPEIVTLG, encoded by the coding sequence GTGAAGATCGGCATCATCTCGGATACCCACGGCCTGCTGCGCCCCGAGGTCCTCGCCGCGCTGGAGGGCTGCGAGGCCATCCTCCACGCCGGGGACATCGGTGGCGACGCGATCCTCGCGGGCCTGCGGCGAATCGCGCCGGTCCACGCCGTGCGGGGGAACTGCGATGGGAGCTGGGCCCGGGCGCTCCCCTGGACCGAGCACCGAGAGCTGGGGGGCCTCGGCTTCTACCTGATCCACGACCTCGCCGAGCTGGACCTCGACCCTTCGGCGGCCGGCGTCTCGGTCGTCGTCAGCGGCCACTCGCACCAGCCGAAGATCGCCTGGCAGGGTGGGGTGCTCTACCTCAACCCGGGCAGCGCGGGGCCGCGGCGCTTCACCCTGCCGATCGCGCTGGCGCGGCTGGAGCTCGGCCCCGGGGGGCTCGAGCCCGAGATCGTCACCCTCGGCTGA